Sequence from the Panicum virgatum strain AP13 chromosome 5N, P.virgatum_v5, whole genome shotgun sequence genome:
TTAGGATTACCAGGCAAGATAACACCACCCAAAACAGgaccatcatcatcatatatTTCATCCCAAGCAGATCTTGACTTACCAGACAGGACAGGAGGGTCAGTCCTCCTCAACCTAACAgcaccatatttctcatcatattTATTGTAAACATCAGCAAGTCTAGCTCTAGTGCCAACCAAATAAGCAGAATAATCAGTACTGGTGAGATTACCTAGCCTTCTTAGCACCCTAGTAAAACCTTTCATTTTAGCTCTGGGGTCCAAGATGAATGCAAAAGAGTAAAGCAAAGGTATGTCCCTCCAATACTTATTATATTTGTCTATCATAGGTTGCACCACAGATCTGATGTGCACATCATTAGCATAGTTTTTTAGGTGCAGAGAAATCTTAACAAGATAATGAATCATAAGTGGAGATGTAGGATAGTACACACCAGACAATGTGACAGTAGCATCATAAAACAACTCAAGAAAGGATAGCACTTTTTGTGCCATCATCCAATGATCCTCAGTTAACAGCAAAGGCTCACCTTCATCCCTAGGATACTGAGCTTGGATGAAAGTAGTGAAAGGGGACTTATGAGGAAACAGATGTTTAAGCATTAGGTAGGTAGAATTCCACCTAACCTCCATGTCCAGTTGAAACTTTCTAGGCCTAACACCAGTTGCAATGCAGTAGCTTTTATATGCAGCAATCCTCTGATTAGATGAATTTAAAAATGATATTGCAGTTCTAAATGTTTCTATCAAAGGCTTAAGAGTAGTTAGTGCCTCCTTGACAATCAGATTCAGAATATGACATGCACAACGCTGATGCAAGAATATAGAATTGACTGCATTGTTTAAACTAGATGATGCATACTCTGATTCATCAATTACTTCAAGACCAAGGTATTTAGACAGAATAGGTTTCAGTTTATGCATGGCTGATGCATTAGACGATGCATTGTCCAAAGTAACAGCAAACACCTTTTCAGACAAACCATAATCAGCAAGAACAGATGCTACACGGTCAGCAATATTTTGTCCATTGTGGGACACATCAATAAGAACCAGACCAAGCACCCTCTTCTCTAGTTGCCAGTCAGAGTTTATGTAGTGAGCAACAACACTAATGTAATCCTCTTTGGCATTACCAGACCAAATGTCGGAGGTTAGACACACACAGTTAATAGAAGTAGTAAAAGTCTCAACAAGTTTAGCCTTGCAATCAGTGAAGTACTTTAGTATGTCTCTAGAGGTGGTTTGCCTAGACACTTTAGTATATTTAGGATTGTGAGCATTTTTAATGTACTCGACAAAAGCCTCAGATTCACCAAGAGAGATAGGAACATCTAGTCTAGCAATCAATCGAACAAGTTCAGTACGAGCGCGCATAGGACAGTAGTCCCAAGTACGCATACTACCATCAGAAGTAAAAGAGATTTGAGACTGAGACATGCGATCCTTTTCACGCTTCTTAACGCAAACTAAAATGTGCCGGGATAAGTGACCAGTGCCACCACTAGAGAAACCAGAGTAGACCTTAGAGCAGTGAAGGCATCGAGCTCCATACCTGACCGTCTTACCATTGATTTCCTTGAATAGTTTCTCATAGTCAGCCCAGACAGGAGAGGTAGAGGGGCGTGGGCGCTTGGCGGTGTTACCGTCAGGTGCAGGTGGTTCCTCAACGtgttcgccgtcgccgtcgacgggAATAGCATCATCAGCGGTTGCGCCGAATAGGGCAGCGCGGTCCTCGTCCATGTTGTCCTCGTCGTCATCTCCGGCCAAGCCGCACAACCGCCGCTCCTCGTTCATGCCCACCTCCACCGTCTCTTCGTCAGATCCGGCCATGCTCAAGCGCCAGTGACCTGGTTCCTCAACAGCTACAATGCAACACAGAAAAGAACAGGGGTTAGGGTTAAATCTTGGAGAAGAAACGGTACTGGATGACTGGATCTaggattagg
This genomic interval carries:
- the LOC120675937 gene encoding zinc finger BED domain-containing protein RICESLEEPER 2-like, with protein sequence MAGSDEETVEVGMNEERRLCGLAGDDDEDNMDEDRAALFGATADDAIPVDGDGEHVEEPPAPDGNTAKRPRPSTSPVWADYEKLFKEINGKTVRYGARCLHCSKVYSGFSSGGTGHLSRHILVCVKKREKDRMSQSQISFTSDGSMRTWDYCPMRARTELVRLIARLDVPISLGESEAFVEYIKNAHNPKYTKVSRQTTSRDILKYFTDCKAKLVETFTTSINCVCLTSDIWSGNAKEDYISVVAHYINSDWQLEKRVLGLVLIDVSHNGQNIADRVASVLADYGLSEKVFAVTLDNASSNASAMHKLKPILSKYLGLEVIDESEYASSSLNNAVNSIFLHQRCACHILNLIVKEALTTLKPLIETFRTAISFLNSSNQRIAAYKSYCIATGVRPRKFQLDMEVRWNSTYLMLKHLFPHKSPFTTFIQAQYPRDEGEPLLLTEDHWMMAQKVLSFLELFYDATVTLSGVYYPTSPLMIHYLVKISLHLKNYANDVHIRSVVQPMIDKYNKYWRDIPLLYSFAFILDPRAKMKGFTRVLRRLGNLTSTDYSAYLVGTRARLADVYNKYDEKYGAVRLRRTDPPVLSGKSRSAWDEIYDDDGPVLGGVILPGNPNMSRDTSATSLLNAVRSSASNASELVSYLDCDTVNHLTDDFNILDWWHQHKLTYPVLSIMAKDILTVPVSTISSESTFSMTGRIIEERRRSLKPEMVEMLTCIKDWEAAEARLQQNVEDKELEEAFEELYLDS